The following proteins are co-located in the Pseudarthrobacter siccitolerans genome:
- a CDS encoding MFS transporter has protein sequence MAFIGLLLIAVNLRVSFVSVGPVLTNISADLGLSSAAAGFLTGLPLIAFAVFSPLAPGFASRLGLDRALWMSLLILASGIVIRSLPAPGLIWAGTALIGLAIAFLNVLVPSLVKRDFPMRVSQVTGIYTATQAAFAAMGAAVVVPVAQTSPAGWRLALGIWVGLALIAMAVLLPWLRRHASGAVHAAKPEVSYRSPWASALGWQVTIFMGLQSIAFYVLMAWLPTIEQSRGVPATTAGIHLSVFLLISVFASLAAGGILHRGSDQRLVSFASGAVMVVTFLGLALAPDLILVWVLLGATGCGGLIVIALSLFSLRTVNYPQAASLSGMAQSVGYGLAAVGPVAFGGLRDLSGGWTVPLLATAGVMAGLAVTGLLAGRDRVIADSA, from the coding sequence TTGGCCTTTATCGGCCTTCTGCTCATCGCGGTCAACCTTCGGGTGTCCTTTGTCAGCGTTGGACCGGTACTCACGAACATCAGCGCCGACCTTGGCCTGTCCAGTGCTGCGGCAGGATTCCTGACGGGCCTTCCACTCATTGCTTTCGCAGTATTCTCACCCCTGGCGCCCGGCTTCGCCTCCCGTCTGGGCCTCGACCGCGCGCTGTGGATGTCCCTGCTGATCCTGGCCTCGGGCATCGTGATCCGCTCCTTGCCTGCGCCCGGGCTCATCTGGGCGGGTACGGCCCTGATCGGCTTGGCTATCGCGTTCCTCAATGTCCTGGTCCCGTCCCTCGTCAAGAGGGACTTTCCGATGAGGGTCAGTCAGGTCACCGGAATCTACACCGCCACGCAGGCCGCTTTCGCCGCCATGGGGGCCGCCGTCGTCGTACCCGTCGCGCAAACATCGCCCGCCGGATGGCGGCTTGCGCTCGGTATCTGGGTGGGACTGGCCCTCATCGCCATGGCGGTGCTCCTGCCGTGGCTGCGCCGGCACGCCTCAGGTGCGGTGCACGCCGCCAAGCCGGAGGTCTCCTACCGGTCGCCTTGGGCTTCAGCCTTGGGCTGGCAGGTGACCATCTTCATGGGACTGCAGTCGATCGCCTTCTATGTCCTGATGGCCTGGCTGCCCACCATCGAACAAAGCCGGGGTGTCCCGGCCACCACTGCCGGCATCCATTTGTCCGTTTTCCTGCTCATCAGCGTCTTCGCCAGCCTTGCCGCGGGGGGAATCCTTCACAGGGGTTCGGACCAGCGGCTCGTGTCCTTCGCGAGCGGCGCCGTCATGGTGGTGACCTTTCTCGGGCTTGCACTTGCGCCGGACCTCATATTGGTGTGGGTCCTTCTTGGGGCAACCGGGTGCGGCGGCCTGATTGTGATCGCGCTGTCGCTGTTCAGCCTACGGACCGTGAACTACCCGCAAGCGGCGTCACTGTCCGGTATGGCGCAGTCAGTCGGCTACGGCCTGGCTGCTGTGGGACCGGTGGCGTTTGGTGGGCTTCGCGATCTAAGCGGAGGCTGGACAGTTCCGCTCCTGGCGACCGCGGGCGTCATGGCGGGTCTCGCCGTGACGGGCTTGCTGGCAGGGAGGGACCGGGTGATTGCTGATTCAGCCTGA
- a CDS encoding helix-turn-helix transcriptional regulator, translating into MDIAHRLREAISPFWESSALVIFTEDCTGRPQKKAGAEAIISRVSIAELDAIRASLIAEGDGGTWRGQTAFGGGMRPVLAVTSASNALLVLSDPAPAPGAAAGADASEDPQWLLHYLWTLAAERIREKVADAPPSYLIESRAASAERLRVTAELVDQHSTTLETLLAALRSPALADPAARTAATDVAAKALVGLRTLSDRTTDLVEEPVASAFQRLREDLRPLMNFSGIDVQFIEPPVNGRALPGEVAHAARAIVRGLVLAMVDQQGVRRVRTQWDCDGVNLLINVRDDGPGELSAQAPAVERLVQRVEALNGSMGVDVMPGWGADVAVVIPLDPPARPLAGAADWNLGERELEVLQLLAAGQRNRGIAAKLHISENTVKFHLRNLYRKIGASSRTEAMALAHSNGLR; encoded by the coding sequence ATGGACATCGCCCACCGGCTGCGGGAGGCCATTAGTCCTTTCTGGGAGTCGAGTGCCCTGGTGATTTTCACCGAGGACTGCACCGGCCGCCCGCAGAAGAAGGCGGGTGCTGAGGCCATCATCAGCCGGGTGTCCATCGCGGAACTGGATGCCATCCGGGCCTCGCTTATCGCCGAGGGGGACGGCGGGACGTGGCGCGGCCAAACGGCGTTTGGAGGCGGCATGCGCCCCGTCCTCGCTGTGACTTCGGCCAGCAATGCGCTGCTGGTCCTCTCAGACCCGGCACCCGCTCCAGGCGCCGCCGCCGGCGCGGATGCCTCGGAAGATCCGCAGTGGCTCCTCCACTACCTCTGGACGCTGGCAGCCGAGCGGATCCGCGAAAAGGTGGCAGATGCTCCGCCGTCGTACCTCATCGAATCCCGCGCTGCCTCCGCCGAGCGCCTGCGCGTCACCGCCGAACTGGTGGACCAGCACTCCACCACCCTTGAAACCTTGCTTGCGGCGCTCAGGTCGCCGGCACTGGCCGATCCTGCCGCCCGCACAGCCGCGACCGACGTCGCTGCCAAAGCCCTGGTGGGCCTTCGAACCCTCAGCGACCGCACCACCGACCTCGTCGAGGAGCCTGTTGCCTCCGCCTTCCAGCGCCTCCGCGAGGACCTGCGCCCACTGATGAACTTCAGCGGGATTGATGTTCAGTTCATCGAGCCGCCGGTCAACGGCCGCGCGCTTCCCGGCGAGGTGGCGCACGCCGCAAGGGCCATCGTGCGCGGGCTGGTGCTGGCGATGGTGGACCAGCAGGGCGTCCGCCGGGTCCGGACGCAGTGGGATTGCGACGGCGTCAACCTCCTCATCAACGTGCGCGACGACGGGCCGGGTGAACTTTCCGCGCAGGCGCCGGCGGTGGAACGTCTCGTGCAGCGAGTCGAAGCCCTCAACGGAAGCATGGGTGTGGACGTGATGCCCGGCTGGGGTGCCGATGTCGCCGTCGTTATTCCGCTCGATCCCCCGGCCCGGCCGCTTGCCGGTGCGGCGGACTGGAACCTGGGGGAGCGGGAACTGGAAGTGTTGCAACTGCTGGCCGCGGGGCAACGGAACCGGGGCATCGCCGCGAAACTCCACATCAGCGAGAACACCGTGAAG
- a CDS encoding sarcosine oxidase subunit beta family protein: protein MSADLLPEHPDFLWRNPEPKSSYDAVIVGGGGHGLATAYFLAKNHGMTNIAVLEKGWLAGGNMARNTTIIRSNYLWDESAAIYEHALKLWEILPEELEYDFLFSQRGVMNLAHTLGDVRESMRRVGANKLNGVDAEWLDPKQVKELCPILNISDNIRYPVMGATYQPRAGIAKHDHVAWAFARKCDELGVDIIQNCEVTGFVKDGNRVVGVKTNRGTINTEKVGLAAAGHSSVLAEMAGFRLPIQSHPLQALVSELHEPVHPTVVMSNHVHVYVSQAHKGELVMGAGVDSYNGYGQRGSFHVIEHQMAAAVELFPIFARAHVLRTWGGIVDTTLDASPIVGNTPVENMFVNCGWGTGGFKATPAAGMTFAHNIATGSPHRLNKPFALERFETGALIDEHGAAAVAH from the coding sequence GTGAGTGCAGACCTCCTCCCCGAGCACCCGGACTTCCTCTGGCGCAACCCGGAGCCCAAGTCCTCCTACGACGCCGTGATCGTGGGCGGTGGCGGGCACGGCCTGGCCACGGCCTACTTCCTGGCGAAGAACCACGGCATGACCAACATCGCCGTGCTGGAAAAGGGCTGGCTGGCCGGCGGCAACATGGCCCGGAACACCACCATCATCCGTTCCAACTACCTCTGGGACGAGAGCGCGGCCATCTACGAGCACGCCCTCAAGCTCTGGGAGATCCTGCCGGAGGAGCTCGAGTACGACTTCCTCTTCAGCCAGCGCGGCGTGATGAACCTCGCCCACACGCTGGGGGACGTCCGCGAGAGCATGCGCCGCGTGGGAGCCAACAAGCTCAACGGCGTGGACGCTGAATGGCTTGACCCCAAGCAGGTCAAGGAACTCTGCCCCATCCTGAACATCAGCGACAATATCCGCTACCCCGTCATGGGCGCCACGTACCAGCCCCGCGCCGGCATCGCCAAGCACGACCACGTGGCCTGGGCCTTCGCCCGCAAGTGCGACGAGCTGGGCGTGGACATCATCCAGAACTGCGAAGTCACCGGCTTCGTCAAGGACGGCAACCGCGTGGTGGGCGTCAAGACCAACCGCGGCACCATCAACACCGAAAAGGTGGGCCTCGCCGCCGCCGGCCACAGCTCCGTCCTGGCCGAAATGGCCGGCTTCCGGCTCCCCATCCAGTCCCACCCGCTGCAGGCGCTGGTCTCCGAACTCCACGAACCCGTCCACCCCACGGTGGTGATGTCCAACCACGTGCACGTGTACGTCTCCCAGGCCCACAAGGGCGAACTGGTGATGGGCGCCGGCGTGGACTCCTACAACGGCTATGGCCAGCGCGGGTCCTTCCACGTGATCGAGCACCAGATGGCCGCCGCCGTCGAGCTCTTCCCCATCTTCGCCCGGGCGCACGTCCTCCGGACCTGGGGCGGCATCGTGGACACCACGCTGGACGCCTCGCCGATCGTGGGCAACACCCCGGTGGAGAACATGTTCGTGAACTGCGGCTGGGGCACCGGCGGGTTCAAGGCCACCCCCGCCGCGGGCATGACCTTCGCCCACAACATCGCCACTGGCTCCCCGCACCGGCTGAACAAGCCCTTCGCCCTGGAGCGCTTCGAGACCGGCGCCCTGATCGACGAGCACGGCGCAGCCGCCGTCGCCCACTAG
- the hxlB gene encoding 6-phospho-3-hexuloisomerase, which translates to MSTIATTNPAALTGSPLTGTSRAFDRNRVLVLDEIGEVFQRVDPAEVAALVTELRLADRIFVTGAGRSGLVLKMAAMRLMHLGLTVHVVGETTSPAIRAGDLLLAASGSGTTAGVVKAAETAVARGARVAAYTTAKGSPLAEAAAAVVLIPAAQKTDHGSAVTRQYSGSLFEQVLFATTEAVFQSLWDEDAAAAEDLWQRHANLE; encoded by the coding sequence ATGAGCACCATAGCAACAACAAACCCGGCCGCCCTGACCGGTTCACCGTTGACCGGCACATCCCGGGCCTTCGACCGCAACCGGGTCCTGGTCCTGGACGAAATCGGGGAGGTCTTCCAGCGCGTCGACCCGGCAGAGGTGGCTGCCCTGGTGACCGAGCTGAGGCTCGCCGACAGGATCTTTGTTACCGGCGCCGGTCGCAGCGGCCTGGTCCTGAAGATGGCGGCGATGCGGCTGATGCACCTTGGACTGACCGTGCATGTGGTCGGTGAGACCACATCACCTGCCATCCGGGCCGGCGACCTGCTGCTCGCAGCGTCCGGCTCCGGCACCACGGCGGGCGTGGTCAAGGCGGCGGAAACCGCCGTCGCCCGAGGCGCCCGCGTTGCCGCCTACACCACCGCCAAAGGATCCCCGCTCGCGGAGGCGGCTGCCGCCGTCGTGCTGATCCCTGCTGCCCAGAAGACGGACCACGGTTCGGCGGTGACACGGCAGTACTCGGGGAGCCTCTTCGAACAGGTGCTGTTCGCCACCACCGAGGCCGTATTCCAAAGCCTGTGGGACGAGGACGCGGCCGCGGCCGAGGACCTCTGGCAGCGCCACGCGAACCTCGAATAG
- a CDS encoding sarcosine oxidase subunit alpha family protein — translation MTSQNARLAAGGRIDRTISWRFTVDGEEFTGHPGDTLASALLANGRVAAGNSLYEDRRRGIMSAGVEESNALVKVAPRFPGHVAESMLPATTVTLVDGLKAEYLNGLGKLDPADDRAEYDKKYVHTDVLVIGGGPAGLAAAREAVRSGARVMLLDDQPELGGSLLSGSTAADLAETIEGKPALEWVADVEAELVSGAESTVLNRTTAFGAYDANYVIAVQNRTDHLSSPAASGVSRQRIWHIRANQVVLAPGAHERPLVFENNDRPGIMLASAVRSYLNRFAVAAGQRVVVSTTNDSAYALVADLRAAGVKVAAVVDARPQLTAVAAAAVEAGTRVLIGSAVANTAAGSDGRLAGVTVRSINDDGELTSGIEKIACDLLAVSGGWSPLVHLHSQRQGKLRWDEDLAAFVPSTAVPNQQTVGSGRGSFELQDCLEEGVSAGASAAIAAGFSAAVEPSPLGEPKASAPTRQLWLVPGEQGTPDDWHHHFVDFQRDQSVADVLRSTGAGMRSVEHIKRYTSISTANDQGKTSGVNAIGVIAAALRTAGEASRGIGDIGTTTYRAPFTPVAFAALAGRQRGELFDPARVTSIHPWHVAKGALFEDVGQWKRPWYYPQAGEDMDTAVLRECAAVRDSVGFMDATTLGKIEIRGKDAGEFLNRIYTNAFKKLAPGSARYGVMCTPDGMIFDDGVTLRLDEETYFMTTTTGGAAKVLDWLEEWLQTEWPELDVHCTSVTEQWSTIAVVGPKSREVLAKVAPELAANGGLEAEAFPFMTFRETTLASGVRARVCRISFSGELAYEINVPSWYGLNTWEAVAAAGAEFNITPYGTETMHVLRAEKGYPIVGQDTDGTVTPQDAGMEWIVSKAKDFIGKRSYARVDGQREDRKHLVSVLPVDGGIRLPEGTQLVEKGRSTNPAYGPVPMEGFVTSSYHSAALGRSFGLALIKNGRNRIGETLIAAAGDQLVDVVVAETVLFDPEGTRKDG, via the coding sequence GTGACTTCCCAGAACGCCCGCCTCGCCGCCGGCGGACGCATCGACCGCACCATCTCCTGGCGCTTCACCGTGGATGGCGAAGAGTTCACCGGCCATCCGGGCGATACCCTCGCGTCCGCCCTGCTGGCCAACGGCCGCGTCGCCGCCGGCAACTCCCTCTACGAGGACCGCCGCCGCGGCATCATGTCCGCCGGGGTGGAGGAGTCCAACGCCCTGGTCAAGGTGGCTCCCCGGTTCCCGGGCCACGTGGCCGAGTCCATGCTCCCCGCCACCACCGTCACCCTGGTGGACGGCCTGAAGGCGGAGTACCTGAACGGCCTGGGCAAGCTGGACCCGGCGGATGACCGTGCGGAGTACGACAAGAAATACGTCCACACCGATGTCCTGGTGATCGGCGGCGGCCCCGCCGGCCTGGCTGCAGCCCGTGAAGCGGTCCGCTCCGGCGCCCGCGTGATGCTGCTGGATGACCAGCCCGAGCTGGGCGGCTCGCTCCTGTCCGGCTCCACCGCAGCCGACCTGGCGGAGACGATCGAAGGCAAGCCGGCCCTGGAATGGGTTGCCGATGTTGAAGCCGAGCTCGTTTCCGGTGCTGAATCGACTGTCCTGAACCGCACCACCGCTTTCGGCGCCTACGACGCCAACTACGTGATTGCTGTCCAGAACCGGACCGACCACCTGTCCTCCCCCGCCGCCTCAGGTGTTTCCCGCCAGCGGATTTGGCACATCCGTGCCAACCAAGTGGTGCTGGCCCCCGGCGCCCACGAACGCCCGCTGGTGTTCGAGAACAACGACCGGCCGGGCATCATGCTCGCCTCGGCAGTCCGCAGCTACCTGAATCGGTTCGCAGTGGCAGCTGGGCAGCGCGTGGTGGTCAGCACCACCAACGACAGCGCCTACGCCCTGGTTGCTGACCTGCGCGCCGCCGGCGTCAAGGTGGCCGCTGTCGTGGACGCCCGTCCGCAGCTCACCGCTGTGGCTGCTGCCGCCGTCGAAGCCGGCACCCGGGTGCTGATCGGCAGTGCCGTAGCTAATACCGCGGCCGGCAGTGACGGCCGCCTGGCTGGCGTGACCGTCCGCAGCATTAACGACGACGGCGAACTCACCTCGGGCATCGAGAAGATCGCCTGCGACCTCCTGGCAGTGTCTGGCGGCTGGAGCCCGCTGGTCCACCTGCACTCCCAGCGGCAGGGCAAGCTGCGCTGGGACGAGGACCTGGCCGCCTTCGTGCCGAGCACCGCAGTACCGAACCAGCAGACCGTCGGCTCGGGCCGCGGCAGCTTCGAACTTCAGGACTGCCTCGAAGAGGGTGTTTCCGCGGGAGCCTCGGCAGCAATCGCAGCGGGCTTTAGTGCCGCCGTCGAGCCTTCCCCGCTGGGTGAGCCGAAGGCCTCCGCCCCCACCCGCCAGCTGTGGCTGGTTCCCGGGGAACAGGGCACCCCGGACGACTGGCACCACCACTTCGTGGACTTCCAGCGTGACCAGTCCGTGGCTGACGTGCTGCGCTCCACCGGGGCCGGCATGCGGTCCGTGGAGCACATCAAGCGGTACACCTCCATCAGCACCGCCAACGACCAGGGCAAGACCTCCGGGGTCAACGCGATCGGCGTCATCGCCGCCGCACTCCGGACGGCCGGCGAAGCATCCCGGGGCATCGGCGACATCGGCACCACCACCTACCGCGCACCGTTCACTCCGGTGGCGTTCGCGGCACTGGCCGGACGCCAGCGCGGCGAGCTGTTCGACCCCGCCCGCGTCACCTCCATCCACCCGTGGCACGTCGCCAAGGGCGCCCTGTTCGAGGACGTGGGGCAGTGGAAGCGGCCCTGGTACTACCCGCAGGCCGGCGAGGACATGGACACGGCCGTGCTGCGCGAGTGCGCCGCCGTCCGCGACTCGGTGGGCTTTATGGACGCCACTACCCTGGGCAAGATCGAAATCCGGGGCAAGGACGCCGGCGAGTTCCTGAACCGGATCTACACCAACGCATTCAAGAAGCTCGCCCCCGGCTCCGCCCGCTACGGCGTGATGTGCACCCCTGACGGCATGATCTTCGACGACGGCGTGACCCTGCGCCTGGACGAGGAGACCTACTTCATGACCACCACCACCGGCGGCGCCGCCAAGGTGCTGGACTGGCTGGAGGAATGGCTGCAGACCGAATGGCCGGAACTGGACGTGCACTGCACCTCGGTGACCGAACAGTGGAGCACCATCGCCGTCGTCGGGCCCAAGTCCCGTGAGGTCCTGGCCAAGGTGGCTCCGGAACTGGCCGCCAACGGCGGGCTGGAGGCCGAAGCCTTCCCCTTCATGACCTTCCGCGAGACCACCCTCGCCTCCGGCGTCCGCGCCCGGGTCTGCCGGATCTCCTTCTCCGGTGAACTGGCCTACGAGATCAACGTGCCGTCCTGGTACGGCCTCAACACCTGGGAAGCCGTGGCAGCCGCCGGGGCCGAATTCAACATCACCCCCTATGGCACCGAGACCATGCACGTGCTCCGCGCCGAAAAGGGCTACCCGATCGTTGGCCAGGACACCGACGGCACCGTCACCCCGCAGGACGCGGGAATGGAATGGATCGTCTCCAAGGCCAAGGACTTCATCGGCAAGCGCTCCTACGCCCGGGTGGACGGACAGCGCGAGGACCGCAAGCACCTGGTGAGCGTCCTGCCGGTGGACGGCGGAATCAGGCTCCCCGAAGGCACCCAGCTCGTGGAAAAGGGCCGCTCCACCAACCCCGCCTACGGGCCGGTTCCGATGGAAGGCTTTGTAACCTCCAGCTACCACAGCGCAGCGCTGGGCCGGTCGTTCGGCCTGGCCCTGATCAAGAACGGCCGCAACCGGATCGGCGAGACCCTCATTGCAGCCGCCGGCGACCAGCTGGTGGACGTTGTTGTCGCAGAAACCGTACTTTTTGACCCCGAAGGGACCCGCAAAGATGGCTGA
- the glyA gene encoding serine hydroxymethyltransferase, whose translation MVEQLNERLSVVDPEVQHAIAHELVRQQSTLEMIASENFAPSAVMEAQGSVLTNKYAEGYPGKRYYGGCEHVDVVEQLAIDRVKALFGAEFANVQPHSGAQANAAAMFALLNPGDTIMGLSLAHGGHLTHGMKINFSGKLYNVVPYHVSESDLRIDMAEVEALALEHRPKLIVAGWSAYSRQLDFAEFRRIADLVGAYLMVDMAHFAGLVAAGLHPNPVPYADVVTTTTHKTLGGPRGGVILAKEQYGKKINSAVFPGQQGGPLEHVIAAKAVAFKLAGSPEFKERQERVLQGSKLLAERLLRDDVAAAGISVVNGGTDVHLVLVDLRNSELDGQQAEDALHRIGITVNRNAVPFDPRPPMVSSGLRIGTPALATRGFGATEFAEVADIIATALIAAAGTGTNGTGTLDDSTAVELRGRVTALAGQFPLYPHLNDGTEVAALEADLIGAAQ comes from the coding sequence GTGGTTGAGCAGTTGAACGAGCGACTTTCCGTAGTCGATCCCGAGGTCCAGCACGCAATCGCACATGAACTGGTGCGCCAGCAGTCCACGCTGGAAATGATCGCCTCCGAGAATTTCGCCCCGTCCGCCGTTATGGAGGCGCAGGGTTCGGTCCTCACCAACAAGTACGCCGAGGGCTACCCGGGCAAGCGCTACTACGGCGGCTGCGAGCACGTTGACGTGGTGGAGCAACTGGCCATCGACCGGGTGAAGGCACTGTTCGGCGCGGAGTTCGCCAACGTCCAGCCGCACTCCGGCGCCCAGGCCAACGCCGCCGCCATGTTCGCCCTGCTGAACCCGGGCGACACCATCATGGGCCTGAGCCTGGCTCACGGCGGACACCTGACGCACGGCATGAAGATCAACTTCTCCGGCAAGCTCTACAACGTGGTCCCCTACCACGTGAGCGAATCGGACCTGCGGATCGATATGGCCGAGGTGGAAGCACTGGCCCTCGAACACCGTCCGAAGTTGATCGTGGCCGGCTGGTCCGCGTACTCCCGTCAGCTGGACTTCGCCGAGTTCCGCCGCATCGCGGACCTGGTGGGCGCCTACCTGATGGTGGACATGGCGCACTTTGCTGGACTCGTGGCCGCAGGGCTGCACCCCAACCCGGTCCCCTACGCGGACGTTGTCACCACCACCACGCACAAAACCCTTGGCGGACCGCGCGGCGGCGTCATCCTTGCCAAGGAGCAGTACGGCAAGAAGATCAACAGCGCAGTCTTCCCCGGCCAGCAGGGCGGCCCGCTGGAGCACGTCATCGCCGCCAAGGCCGTAGCCTTCAAGCTCGCCGGCAGCCCCGAATTCAAGGAACGCCAGGAACGCGTCCTGCAGGGATCCAAGCTCCTCGCCGAACGGCTCCTCCGCGACGACGTTGCCGCGGCAGGAATCTCCGTGGTCAACGGCGGCACCGACGTCCACCTGGTCCTCGTGGACCTCCGCAACTCTGAGCTGGACGGGCAGCAGGCCGAAGACGCCCTGCACCGGATCGGCATCACCGTGAACCGCAACGCCGTCCCCTTCGACCCCCGCCCGCCGATGGTCTCCTCCGGACTCCGGATCGGCACCCCCGCCCTCGCCACCCGCGGCTTCGGCGCCACGGAATTCGCTGAGGTTGCGGACATCATCGCGACGGCGCTCATCGCCGCTGCCGGCACCGGCACCAACGGCACCGGCACCTTGGATGACAGCACCGCCGTCGAACTCCGCGGCCGCGTCACTGCCCTGGCCGGGCAGTTTCCCCTTTACCCCCACCTGAACGACGGCACCGAAGTTGCCGCCCTCGAAGCAGACCTGATCGGAGCAGCCCAGTGA
- the hxlA gene encoding 3-hexulose-6-phosphate synthase yields the protein MKLQVAMDVLTVEAALELAGKVAEYVDIIELGTPLVKNAGLSAVTAVKTAHPDKIVFADMKTMDAGELEAEIAFAAGADLVSVLGSADDSTIAGAVKAAKAHNKGIVVDLIGVADKVTRAKEARALGAKFIEFHAGLDEQAKPGYNLNVLLTAGEEARVPFSVAGGVNLSTIEAVQRAGADVAVVGGSIYSADDPAVAAKELKAAII from the coding sequence ATGAAACTGCAAGTCGCCATGGATGTCCTCACCGTCGAAGCTGCACTTGAGCTGGCCGGCAAAGTCGCCGAGTATGTGGACATCATCGAACTCGGCACGCCCCTGGTGAAGAACGCCGGGCTGTCCGCCGTCACGGCCGTCAAAACCGCCCACCCGGACAAGATCGTGTTTGCCGACATGAAGACCATGGACGCCGGTGAGCTGGAAGCCGAGATCGCCTTCGCCGCCGGCGCGGACCTGGTCTCCGTCCTGGGCAGCGCCGACGACTCCACCATTGCCGGGGCCGTGAAGGCGGCCAAGGCCCACAACAAGGGCATCGTGGTGGACCTGATTGGCGTGGCGGACAAGGTGACCCGCGCCAAGGAAGCCCGCGCGCTGGGGGCCAAGTTCATCGAGTTCCACGCGGGCCTGGACGAGCAGGCCAAGCCCGGCTACAACCTGAACGTGCTGCTGACCGCCGGCGAAGAGGCCCGGGTGCCGTTCTCCGTGGCCGGCGGCGTGAACCTTTCCACCATCGAAGCCGTGCAGCGGGCAGGTGCTGACGTGGCCGTCGTCGGCGGTTCCATCTACAGCGCCGACGACCCCGCCGTCGCTGCCAAGGAACTGAAGGCCGCGATCATCTAG
- a CDS encoding sarcosine oxidase subunit delta yields the protein MLLISCPNCGSRDETEFHYGGQAHVPYPENPSGLNDREWAEYLFYRDNTKGAFAERWLHSTGCRQWFNMLRDTVTYEIQAVYPMGSPRPDAAGKVTAETGTASLAPDSTTTGSAAPGTSTTSISSTTAPEGATK from the coding sequence ATGCTGCTCATCTCCTGCCCCAACTGCGGCTCGCGCGACGAGACCGAATTCCACTACGGCGGCCAGGCCCACGTGCCCTACCCGGAGAACCCGAGCGGGCTGAACGACCGCGAATGGGCCGAGTACCTGTTCTACCGGGACAACACCAAGGGCGCCTTCGCCGAGCGCTGGCTGCACAGCACCGGCTGCCGCCAGTGGTTCAACATGCTCCGCGACACCGTTACCTACGAGATCCAGGCCGTCTACCCCATGGGTTCGCCCCGGCCGGATGCAGCAGGCAAGGTGACCGCCGAAACCGGCACCGCCAGCCTCGCCCCGGACAGCACCACCACCGGAAGCGCGGCTCCCGGCACGTCCACCACCAGCATCTCCAGCACCACCGCCCCGGAAGGAGCAACCAAGTGA
- a CDS encoding GntR family transcriptional regulator: MNALLALTPAEEEAPSQAEAAYRQLRDKLIMLEIRPGEPINDGQLAAELGFGRTPVREAIKRLEVDHLVVSYPRRGTFATTVDFTELADVSEIRELLEPLAARRAADRASESMRRELLQVADAIAGIDPGAGDSRDLMRYDLMVHRLIYKAAANPHLEDTLIRYDNLATRIWCVVLDKVPSVTGHITEHVDLLKAVAAGDADKAGELALHHVTSFEDTIRKIL; this comes from the coding sequence TTGAATGCACTTCTTGCCCTGACCCCTGCGGAGGAGGAAGCGCCGTCGCAGGCAGAGGCCGCCTACCGGCAGTTGCGCGACAAGCTGATCATGCTGGAAATCCGTCCGGGTGAGCCCATTAACGACGGCCAGCTGGCGGCCGAGCTCGGATTTGGCCGCACTCCCGTACGTGAAGCGATCAAACGGCTTGAGGTGGACCACCTGGTGGTTTCGTATCCCCGCCGCGGGACTTTTGCCACGACGGTGGACTTTACGGAGCTGGCCGATGTTTCCGAGATCCGGGAGCTATTGGAGCCCCTCGCAGCACGGCGCGCCGCGGACCGGGCAAGCGAAAGCATGCGCCGGGAACTGCTGCAGGTGGCTGATGCCATCGCCGGGATTGATCCCGGGGCAGGGGATTCGCGGGACCTGATGCGCTATGACCTGATGGTGCACCGGCTCATTTACAAGGCGGCAGCCAATCCGCACCTGGAAGACACTCTGATCCGCTACGACAACCTTGCCACCCGGATCTGGTGCGTGGTGCTGGACAAGGTCCCCTCGGTGACAGGCCACATCACCGAGCATGTGGACCTGCTCAAAGCGGTGGCCGCCGGCGACGCGGACAAGGCAGGGGAACTGGCCTTGCACCACGTCACAAGCTTCGAGGACACCATCCGGAAGATTCTGTAG